A single region of the Macrobrachium rosenbergii isolate ZJJX-2024 chromosome 5, ASM4041242v1, whole genome shotgun sequence genome encodes:
- the LOC136838889 gene encoding gastrula zinc finger protein XlCGF57.1-like isoform X1, giving the protein MLPKMEERESTEVFTFSGDSPAEEEMAAERQFVCVECDQRFLYHNSLMKHMRKFHLGSKPHVCVECGKTFGSLNNLRRHMLIHTGDKPHTCPLCQQSFAQDSHLTRHLRRHFNDKPFECPTCCKSFTDSGVLRIHMRIHSGEKPFACTLCGKKFSQNGNLEKHMKVHSSEAQVFKCTYCEKEFSSNSHLHSHLRVHNPEKKFECTYCNKKYSSFSGHYKHMKIHEQEGNYGVLQRRAIVPTKEKKYICTVCDKKFQSFSGHYKHMKKHNYKSNEHGDPIRNKGHPNDESGSSGNHIPFSEEQEYSESEDEGLYDEDENESDPTECKQYMKEIKEVYITQDLEDRIEENVCLRKEKNLTCKQNEVQLKKEGTFHCHDDQAKNSEEDRLHSLVIKEEGKGDNIID; this is encoded by the exons ATGTTGCCg aaaatggaagaaagagaatccactgaagtttttacattttctggtgaCAGTCctgcagaagaagaaatggctgctGAAAGGCAGTTTGTTTGTGTTGAGTGTGATCAGAGATTTTTGTACCATAACAGTTTGATGAAACACATGAGGAAATTTCATTTAGGGAGCAAACCACATGTGTGTGTTGAATGTGGCAAAACTTTTGGATCACTTAATAACTTGCGACGGCACATGCTCATTCACACTGGCGATAAACCCCATACTTGCCCCCTTTGCCAGCAAAGTTTTGCTCAGGACAGTCACCTCACACGACATCTTAGGAGACATTTTAACGATAAGCCTTTCGAGTGCCCTACTTGTTGTAAAAGTTTTACTGATAGTGGGGTATTAAGAATTCACATGAGGATACATTCGGGAGAAAAACCTTTTGCCTGTACTCTTTGTGGCAAGAAATTTTCACAAAATGGTAATCTTGAAAAGCACATGAAAGTTCATTCCAGTGAAGCTCAGGTGTTTAAGTGCACTTACTGTGAGAAAGAATTTTCTAGTAATAGTCATCTTCACAGTCACTTAAGAGTTCATAATCCCGAGAAAAAGTTTGAGTGTACCTATTGCAACAAAAAGTATTCGAGTTTCAGTGGACATTATAAGCACATGAAAATACATGAACAGGAAGGTAATTATGGTGTTTTGCAAAGACGTGCAATTGTtcctacaaaagaaaagaaatatatttgtactgtgtgtgataaaaaatttcagagttttagtggacactataaacatatgaaaaaacacaattataaatcAAATGAGCATGGAGATCCAATTAGGAATAAGGGCCATCCAAATGATGAAAGTGGGAGTTCTGGTAATCACATTCCATTCAGTGAAGAGCAGGAGTACTCCGAAAGTGAGGATGAAGGTTTGTATGATGAGGATGAAAATGAGAGTGACCCTACGGAGTGTAAACAGTATATGAAAGAAATTAAGGAAGTATATATTACACAGGACTTAGAGGATAGGATAGAAGAGAATGTATGTTTGCGTAAGGAAAAAAATCTAACTTGCAAGCAAAATGAGGTTCAACTAAAAAAAGAAGGGACTTTTCACTGCCATGATGATCAAGCAAAGAA
- the LOC136838889 gene encoding gastrula zinc finger protein XlCGF57.1-like isoform X2, whose protein sequence is MEERESTEVFTFSGDSPAEEEMAAERQFVCVECDQRFLYHNSLMKHMRKFHLGSKPHVCVECGKTFGSLNNLRRHMLIHTGDKPHTCPLCQQSFAQDSHLTRHLRRHFNDKPFECPTCCKSFTDSGVLRIHMRIHSGEKPFACTLCGKKFSQNGNLEKHMKVHSSEAQVFKCTYCEKEFSSNSHLHSHLRVHNPEKKFECTYCNKKYSSFSGHYKHMKIHEQEGNYGVLQRRAIVPTKEKKYICTVCDKKFQSFSGHYKHMKKHNYKSNEHGDPIRNKGHPNDESGSSGNHIPFSEEQEYSESEDEGLYDEDENESDPTECKQYMKEIKEVYITQDLEDRIEENVCLRKEKNLTCKQNEVQLKKEGTFHCHDDQAKNSEEDRLHSLVIKEEGKGDNIID, encoded by the coding sequence atggaagaaagagaatccactgaagtttttacattttctggtgaCAGTCctgcagaagaagaaatggctgctGAAAGGCAGTTTGTTTGTGTTGAGTGTGATCAGAGATTTTTGTACCATAACAGTTTGATGAAACACATGAGGAAATTTCATTTAGGGAGCAAACCACATGTGTGTGTTGAATGTGGCAAAACTTTTGGATCACTTAATAACTTGCGACGGCACATGCTCATTCACACTGGCGATAAACCCCATACTTGCCCCCTTTGCCAGCAAAGTTTTGCTCAGGACAGTCACCTCACACGACATCTTAGGAGACATTTTAACGATAAGCCTTTCGAGTGCCCTACTTGTTGTAAAAGTTTTACTGATAGTGGGGTATTAAGAATTCACATGAGGATACATTCGGGAGAAAAACCTTTTGCCTGTACTCTTTGTGGCAAGAAATTTTCACAAAATGGTAATCTTGAAAAGCACATGAAAGTTCATTCCAGTGAAGCTCAGGTGTTTAAGTGCACTTACTGTGAGAAAGAATTTTCTAGTAATAGTCATCTTCACAGTCACTTAAGAGTTCATAATCCCGAGAAAAAGTTTGAGTGTACCTATTGCAACAAAAAGTATTCGAGTTTCAGTGGACATTATAAGCACATGAAAATACATGAACAGGAAGGTAATTATGGTGTTTTGCAAAGACGTGCAATTGTtcctacaaaagaaaagaaatatatttgtactgtgtgtgataaaaaatttcagagttttagtggacactataaacatatgaaaaaacacaattataaatcAAATGAGCATGGAGATCCAATTAGGAATAAGGGCCATCCAAATGATGAAAGTGGGAGTTCTGGTAATCACATTCCATTCAGTGAAGAGCAGGAGTACTCCGAAAGTGAGGATGAAGGTTTGTATGATGAGGATGAAAATGAGAGTGACCCTACGGAGTGTAAACAGTATATGAAAGAAATTAAGGAAGTATATATTACACAGGACTTAGAGGATAGGATAGAAGAGAATGTATGTTTGCGTAAGGAAAAAAATCTAACTTGCAAGCAAAATGAGGTTCAACTAAAAAAAGAAGGGACTTTTCACTGCCATGATGATCAAGCAAAGAA